One window of Nymphaea colorata isolate Beijing-Zhang1983 chromosome 1, ASM883128v2, whole genome shotgun sequence genomic DNA carries:
- the LOC116256831 gene encoding uncharacterized protein LOC116256831 isoform X1 has translation MDSTLASQSPDSSDAKPSFRKPASDAVNRRYRRHSPASGSASPSSSGSPTRGHRQSPIYSRDVKDADDRRKRKDDGIFDKGYGHNHSSKLSSSYRSSGRNSYESSHVDRRYDVYGRSHRRADEDRDYGRSSSRYGKDSKGSSRGDYARYDGDHDRSKDDRYWADRFSRDKNADDGALSSRNSDREHRRDEDYSRSKQRSMLDKDRSGDRDRHRDRNGREEDRTDNRRSSRDDRNDHSSSHEIHREHKRSSNALRDGNEDHLKEAGYGSRMELDGQKEERVSRRKMDDVKEHFSREEHLQDASKTSRYRDREEKTGKSHEKDIDTDVHNSFDKKVKLSQSEKAIGDAANDLESSRSSTHGTEEKSSSSSKQLENPPSKGILEPPSSSASIAEATNDLNAAKVAAMKAAELVNKNLVGVGYLSTEQKKKLLWGNKKNATVEESGNRWDMALFSDKERQEKFNKLMSLSLPWYIWPIVGCEGRPKAGPCRGRQRWCGQCSSCREAERTPTRSREAIHCRPEAEGWQNCWPRSVTPYPFHTVRDTWHNRVCIFKFWPRVLFVVSALWKLVYIKVDDELWSPSPFSTTHVGNGFMFLSPCSTTKRNQGTGRNSKASGSVRWTEA, from the exons ATGGATTCAACTTTGGCATCTCAATCTCCTGATAGTTCGGATGCTAAACCATCATTTCGGAAGCCAGCCAGTGATGCAGTGAATCGGAGATATAGGCGGCACTCACCTGCCTCTGGATCTGCGTCACCTTCCTCAAGCG GAAGTCCAACTCGAGGGCATCGTCAGAGTCCAATTTACTCCAGGGACGTAAAGGATGCAGATGATAGGCGGAAAAGGAAGGATGATGGAATTTTTGACAAGGGTTATGGTCATAATCACTCAAGCAAACTGAGCAGTTCTTACAGGTCTTCGGGAAGAAACTCATATGAGAGTTCACATGTTGACCGCAGGTATGATGTATATGGAAGATCTCATAGGCGGGCTGACGAAGATAGGGACTATGGGAGGTCATCTTCTCGGTATGGAAAGGATTCAAAAGGTAGTAGTCGTGGTGATTATGCAAGATATGATGGTGATCACGATCGGTCTAAGGATGACAGATATTGGGCAGACAGATTCTCTCGAGATAAAAATGCTGATGATGGAGCACTATCAAGTAGAAATAGTGACCGAGAGCACCGAAGGGATGAGGATTACTCCAGAAGCAAGCAGAGGAGCATGCTGGACAAGGACAGATCAGGGGATAGGGATAGACATAGAGATAGGAATGGAAGAGAGGAGGATAGAACTGATAACAGAAGGAGCTCAAGAGATGACAGGAATGACCATTCTTCAAGCCATGAGATACATAGGGAGCATAAAAGAAGCTCAAATGCTCTTAGAGATGGCAATGAAGATCATTTAAAAGAAGCTGGTTATGGAAGCAGGATGGAATTGGATggacaaaaggaagaaagggtGTCAAGGAGGAAGATGGATGATGTAAAGGAACATTTTAGCAGGGAGGAACACTTGCAAGATGCATCCAAAACTTCTAGGTACAGAGACCGTGAAGAGAAGACTGGCAAAAGTCATGAGAAAGATATTGACACGGATGTGCACAATTCATTTGACAAGAAGGTTAAACTATCCCAATCAGAAAAGGCTATTGGAGATGCTGCAAATG ATCTGGAATCCTCAAGGTCATCGACACATGGAACTGAAGAGAAGTCCTCATCTAGTTCAAAGCAGTTGGAAAACCCACCTTCCAAAGGGATTCTAGAGCCTCCCAGTTCTTCTGCAAGCATTGCTGAGGCTACAAATGATCTAAATGCTGCAAAAGTTGCAGCAATGAAAGCTGCTGAATTAG TGAACAAAAATCTCGTAGGGGTTGGTTACTTGTCTacagaacagaagaaaaaattattatggGGGAATAAGAAGAATGCTACGGTGGAAGAG TCTGGCAACCGCTGGGACATGGCTTTGTTTTCTGATAAGGAACGCCAAGAGAAATTCAACAAACTCAtg AGCCTGAGTTTGCCTTGGTACATCTGGCCAATTGTAGGGTGTGAAGGGCGACCCAAAGCTGGACCATGCAGGGGAAGACAAAGATGGTGCGGACAGTGCTCTTCGTGCAGAGAAGCAGAAAGAACTCCAACTCGATCTAGAGAAGCAATACACTGCAGGCCTGAGGCGGAGGGATGGCAGAACTGTTGGCCTCGGTCTGTAACACCTTATCCTTTTCATACTGTTAGAGATACTTGGCATAACCGAGTCTGTATCTTTAAATTCTGGCCTCGGGTCCTGTTTGTTGTCTCTGCACTTTGGAAGTTGGTTTATATCAAAGTCGATGATGAGCTTTGGTCTCCTTCGCCTTTCTCGACTACTCATGTGGGCAATGGCTTCATGTTTCTTTCTCCCTGTAGCACGACCAAAAGAAATCAGGGTACTGGTCGTAACAGCAAAGCTAGTGGTTCTGTGCGCTGGACCGAAGCTTAA
- the LOC116256831 gene encoding uncharacterized protein LOC116256831 isoform X2 — protein sequence MDSTLASQSPDSSDAKPSFRKPASDAVNRRYRRHSPASGSASPSSSGSPTRGHRQSPIYSRDVKDADDRRKRKDDGIFDKGYGHNHSSKLSSSYRSSGRNSYESSHVDRRYDVYGRSHRRADEDRDYGRSSSRYGKDSKGSSRGDYARYDGDHDRSKDDRYWADRFSRDKNADDGALSSRNSDREHRRDEDYSRSKQRSMLDKDRSGDRDRHRDRNGREEDRTDNRRSSRDDRNDHSSSHEIHREHKRSSNALRDGNEDHLKEAGYGSRMELDGQKEERVSRRKMDDVKEHFSREEHLQDASKTSRYRDREEKTGKSHEKDIDTDVHNSFDKKVKLSQSEKAIGDAANDLESSRSSTHGTEEKSSSSSKQLENPPSKGILEPPSSSASIAEATNDLNAAKVAAMKAAELVNKNLVGVGYLSTEQKKKLLWGNKKNATVEESGNRWDMALFSDKERQEKFNKLMGVKGDPKLDHAGEDKDGADSALRAEKQKELQLDLEKQYTAGLRRRDGRTVGLGL from the exons ATGGATTCAACTTTGGCATCTCAATCTCCTGATAGTTCGGATGCTAAACCATCATTTCGGAAGCCAGCCAGTGATGCAGTGAATCGGAGATATAGGCGGCACTCACCTGCCTCTGGATCTGCGTCACCTTCCTCAAGCG GAAGTCCAACTCGAGGGCATCGTCAGAGTCCAATTTACTCCAGGGACGTAAAGGATGCAGATGATAGGCGGAAAAGGAAGGATGATGGAATTTTTGACAAGGGTTATGGTCATAATCACTCAAGCAAACTGAGCAGTTCTTACAGGTCTTCGGGAAGAAACTCATATGAGAGTTCACATGTTGACCGCAGGTATGATGTATATGGAAGATCTCATAGGCGGGCTGACGAAGATAGGGACTATGGGAGGTCATCTTCTCGGTATGGAAAGGATTCAAAAGGTAGTAGTCGTGGTGATTATGCAAGATATGATGGTGATCACGATCGGTCTAAGGATGACAGATATTGGGCAGACAGATTCTCTCGAGATAAAAATGCTGATGATGGAGCACTATCAAGTAGAAATAGTGACCGAGAGCACCGAAGGGATGAGGATTACTCCAGAAGCAAGCAGAGGAGCATGCTGGACAAGGACAGATCAGGGGATAGGGATAGACATAGAGATAGGAATGGAAGAGAGGAGGATAGAACTGATAACAGAAGGAGCTCAAGAGATGACAGGAATGACCATTCTTCAAGCCATGAGATACATAGGGAGCATAAAAGAAGCTCAAATGCTCTTAGAGATGGCAATGAAGATCATTTAAAAGAAGCTGGTTATGGAAGCAGGATGGAATTGGATggacaaaaggaagaaagggtGTCAAGGAGGAAGATGGATGATGTAAAGGAACATTTTAGCAGGGAGGAACACTTGCAAGATGCATCCAAAACTTCTAGGTACAGAGACCGTGAAGAGAAGACTGGCAAAAGTCATGAGAAAGATATTGACACGGATGTGCACAATTCATTTGACAAGAAGGTTAAACTATCCCAATCAGAAAAGGCTATTGGAGATGCTGCAAATG ATCTGGAATCCTCAAGGTCATCGACACATGGAACTGAAGAGAAGTCCTCATCTAGTTCAAAGCAGTTGGAAAACCCACCTTCCAAAGGGATTCTAGAGCCTCCCAGTTCTTCTGCAAGCATTGCTGAGGCTACAAATGATCTAAATGCTGCAAAAGTTGCAGCAATGAAAGCTGCTGAATTAG TGAACAAAAATCTCGTAGGGGTTGGTTACTTGTCTacagaacagaagaaaaaattattatggGGGAATAAGAAGAATGCTACGGTGGAAGAG TCTGGCAACCGCTGGGACATGGCTTTGTTTTCTGATAAGGAACGCCAAGAGAAATTCAACAAACTCAtg GGTGTGAAGGGCGACCCAAAGCTGGACCATGCAGGGGAAGACAAAGATGGTGCGGACAGTGCTCTTCGTGCAGAGAAGCAGAAAGAACTCCAACTCGATCTAGAGAAGCAATACACTGCAGGCCTGAGGCGGAGGGATGGCAGAACTGTTGGCCTCGGTCTGTAA